In the Zingiber officinale cultivar Zhangliang chromosome 5A, Zo_v1.1, whole genome shotgun sequence genome, AATGTAAGTACAacgaaacaaaagtaaaacaTACAAGGAATCAATACATCAAGATCTCTGAGCACCTCTATGTAAAGTCGGGACCAACTATGATATCAAAAAGATCCCTGTGCCTGCAAAATTGGAGGCCAAGGAATGTAGAAAGTTAGTCAAATGGCTAAGTGAGTAAtcaagaaagatgtgcatgaatttaatcttgtTTAAGAAATCAAGGGGTAGAGTAAATCACCATCTTTTATTATAACTTAATTCTCCATTTATACATAAATATATATGTATAGTCATCTTCAGTTATCATTATCTATAATCAAGTAAAATTTTTATATTAGAGTTTaggatcttcaccttatcatcaTTTGTTATcatcaattaaaataaattctctagtcttattatttaatcaattGATATACAAGTTATCATGGTAATATCAATATGTATATCAATGGTCTAAAtttgataaatcaactaaaaagtgaatcactggaGCCAATATCATCAGTGTAATGTCATATGTATAGGCTAAAAGTCTCCTCAGAGTATAATACTATTGCATACATCATCTGATGTACGGACTATCAACCTTCACCAgtggaagacataataaacactgaccgAGGGCTACATCACGCCACCATGCCTTGAGTGTACGATCAGGTACTCTGGACCGCGAGCTGTcgcgctaccacaataacatgtgggTGGTCCAGTGCTCCAATATAAAACTTTGGTATAAAGCTAGGCTCATGGTCTTCActttttaatattcttcatttatCATCTTTCTTATTTTACTTCAAGGATTCCATTTTATCcatttatcataattattctcttttcatatcaaatggtcaatcaagttaatattttcgtatcaagtcttttaatttattatcctAGGGTTCACATATAAAAAATTACAAGTATCaacagatagaatatcaaaagcaTGGAGTATAGAAGGTCAAGCAAGTCAAAAAGACAGGTATCAACAGAAGAGtaattcaaaatatttatttaatttttaaaacaatcctTCCCATATTAAtcccacactacaagaaaaaagctaaacaacaacgcttttttggcgttgtcgtatgtacttaaaaagtgatgttgtagatggtgttgtagaaagtcatatcaaagacaacgctttaaaagcgttgtggttggtcacaaagacaacgctttttaagcgttgtcttttcgttcttaaaaagcgttgttatagatgctgttgtaaaaatgcacatatcaaagacaacgctttaaaagcgttgtggttggtcacaaagacaacgctttttaagcgttgtctattcgttcttaaaaagcgttgttaaagatgctgttgtaaaaatgcacatatcaaagacaacgctttaaaagcgttgtggttggtctcaaagacattattttttaagcgttgtcttttattacttaaaaacgttgtctttttaaatttataaaaaatagtgtttttcttaattaaatagcaaaaattataaaaaatactcaaaatttacatataattgaatatccacaaccacaatcatttttataagaagactatttaacaaataaataaaactttatattatacaaacaaaatgtatacatattgatccacaaattaaatttgtatcatacaagttatccttaacttcatgacaataatttttcaaacacacaagttttacaaaacctcatcattgactaacccctgttgttggtgtccatcgcatggaattcaTTGTATATATGTCAGGCAAGCATTTTCCAGTCTCAAGCATAGTTGACAAATGACTCTCCATCTCCTCAAGCATCCTAGCTTTCCCATAACCATCTATAATGGTATTATGAGTAACTGTATTCGGCTCGATCCCCAAATAAGACATTTCCATAAGCAATTGCGGAATCAACTCAAAGCGCCTAAGTTTGCAACAACTGCTAATGAGGACGGTGTATGTATGAGCATCTGGTTCACAATCAGAAATTGCATTCATCTCCTCAAGTGTAGAAATTGCCTTGTCTAGCAGGCCACTATGACCATATGCGCCAACAAGTGATGTGTAAACATCAAGCGTTGGTTTGAGGCCCTCGTACAGCATCACTCTGAAAAGTGAAGTTGCATGATCAGGTTGTCGACACTTGCCCAGCATGGTTAATAGCCTTGCATAGGTTCGGGAAATTGGCTGATACCAATGCTGTCTCCGAACCAGTCCAAAGATCTATAGTATACAGAAACCCTACAATCTCATTAGTCAGATGAACTGCAATGCTATCAGTTATATTACAACATAAATCAGAAGAATTAGGGTCGGTCAAATTGAATCCCTAGACAAGGGGAACAAATTTTGAGGACGTAAGCAATCAATTTCGCTGTAGAAAGGGGAAAAATTAGGGTCGGAGTACCTTGAGAGCGGATTCCCATTGGTTAGCGGATATGGAATTATCGAGCGCCTCAAGCACTGCTCTGGGCCAGAGGCGGGTGAACTTGGCAGAGCCGGCCTTGCGCTCGACTCCGAGGACGGCGGCCTCCGTCCTGAGGATCCGAGACAGGTCGAGCCGGGCGTTCTGCTGGGGCCCCTTACGGGCGTTTCTCCTCCTCTTCGCCGCCCTGACGGAGAAGTTCCGCTGGCTAATCATCTAAAGAGGTCAATGCATGAAAACAAAATTCAAACAGCACACACCTAAGTTCGCTAACCATTGAACCAAGTGTACAATAAGCAAGTGGATTACATTTGTTATTTCAATTTTTATTCAAAAATACGATAATGATGAATAAGGAGAAATGAATGAAGTGTTGATAAAGATTTACAACTAGGCTTTTTACcaaaaaaacttttaattaaatGGATTTGCCTCATacagtaaaaaaaatcttattaaaaggtttttcaaaaataatcttaacCATGGTAAATTACATTCACAATAACTTTCTaaataatgaaagtatgataccTGATCCTCAAGGAATAATCTTGGCGGAGTACACCATGCACCGCGATGGAATTGATTGAAAGAACTGGTGCTGCTTAGTCCAGTAAAAGAGCTCACTTGGGACATTTGCGGACTTTGCTGCCCACCAACAGCAAGTTGCTCCTGCTCCTGATCTTGCTCCCTCAAAGCAATAATGTAATCATAGGTGCTGATTCCCTGTAAGCGCATCCATGTAGAGTAGCATGAGCTAGTTAAAGTGTCAATTTTCTCCAGAATTGATGAATAAACAACACCATATCGTTCAAATTCTACTATTTGTTTTCCACTATGGAAAATCTATCAGTTAAATAACAAGCTGTAATAGTTCAGTTGGATAATAAGTTTCAGTAATGCTCAGTGTATGGATGAATGCaaagaatttgaaaatataaaagatatattCCTTGAAATAGAGATATTTGACTGGATACATAggtttgttttatataaatgtaGGAGCTGTGTAACTGGTAGTGTTTGCTGTGTCACAAGTAGAAATATGAAAGTAGTGTaccttttttattaaaagaatatggAAGAAGAAAAGTTGTGCAACTGGAAGAGTAGCAACCATGGCTAATAAAGTGCACACAGCCTGCATTATAGAGACATTATCAAATTAGTATCAGAACCTTGAAAAATCCTCATTATGATGTGtgattttcatttattttctctTCTGAGTACTCACCACCACAATGATAAAGGGTGCCAAGGAAAAGCTACTACCCAGCTTTGAAACAATTTTAGCAGAAAATCTCCTTCTCTCAACAAAACACAGTATCAGCACAAGCATCCCAACAGCCCACTGCAGAATAAGCTGGCCCAAGGTGCACAAAGCATGGAGACCAATCAATagtcaatcagaatgaaaaggacCTGACATAAAATGCATTCTATGTATCAGGTCCTTCACGTACTAAGAAAATAGTATCTTCTAAGTTGATGCACACAGATGATAAATCTACACTAAGAAAATAGTGTCAATCACTATGATTAATGAATACAACTATTGGAATGGTAGGAAATATTTGTGCTTACCAAGAGAAGAGCAAACACCAtgaggatgaagaaccttttgtAATTTTTTCTTCCTATGCAGTTATTGATCCACTACAAGGAAAGATGAATACTGCATATTATTACAAGATAACAAAACATATAAGGTTGTGAATGGAGAAAACCCTCACCCTGCAATGATGATCAAAGCCATCAACGCATTTGTCACAGACTCTACAATGCTTACTATATTTTAGAACCTGCAATACAAACAGATAGAAATCATTAGAGAAAAACCAAGTTAATATAAAGCACATAAGAACTTTATTTTCTTGAAAAGATTGTGTGGCTCATCGTAAATGAGATCTCTATCACCTTTCTCCCTAATAACCAATATTCTGAATTATCCATCTTTTATGGTTATGCATTTGTCCAAAGGCCATCTGATCAAGCAATCAAAAAAAGTAAATTACTCATCTTACTGTCCTATTCTTTTTAAG is a window encoding:
- the LOC121980076 gene encoding pentatricopeptide repeat-containing protein At3g53170-like, translated to MISQRNFSVRAAKRRRNARKGPQQNARLDLSRILRTEAAVLGVERKAGSAKFTRLWPRAVLEALDNSISANQWESALKIFGLVRRQHWYQPISRTYARLLTMLGKCRQPDHATSLFRVMLYEGLKPTLDVYTSLVGAYGHSGLLDKAISTLEEMNAISDCEPDAHTYTVLISSCCKLRRFELIPQLLMEMSYLGIEPNTVTHNTIIDGYGKARMLEEMESHLYLSNPMISTINVLYTVLETCIFG